The genomic stretch AAGAGCAGCTCCAGGGCCAGGGACAGGTAGACCGCGGCCGTGAGGACCGCCAGCCAGGCCGGCTCGGGAACAGCCATCAGTAGACGAGCACCACCTGCCCCACCCGGTCCGGCTCCTCCACCAGCAGGCGGTAGGCCTCCGGCGCCTCGGCCAGGGGCAGGGTGTGGCTGATGAGATCCGCCGGCCGCAGCCGCCGCATCGTCTCCCAGGCCAGCTCCAGGCGGCGGGTCCTTGTCCAGCGGCCGGTATGCTCCGGGGCGACGGTGCTCACCTGGCTGGCGAAAAGACGCTGCCGCCGGCGGTGGAAGACGCCGCCCAGGGGCAGGCGGCCCTCCTTCTTGCCATACCAGGAGCCGACGACGATGCGGCCGGCAAAGCCGGTCAGCTCGACGGCCGTCTCCAGGGCTGCCGGGCTGCCGGAGAGCTCGAAGGCCAGGTCGAAGTCGGCCGCTGCCGCCAGGGCGGCATCGCCAGGGGCGAGGCTGTGCCGGGCGCCCAGGGCCCGGGAGCGGCGGCGGCGCGCCGGCAGGGGATCGACGCTGACCAGCCCGGACAGGGGGAAGCGGGCCAGGATCCCGGTGACCAGAAGCCCCACCACGCCCTGCCCCAGGACCAGCACCCGCTCGCCCACCAGAGGTCGGCCGTCCATGACCAGGGAGACGGCTGTCTCCATGCTGGCCAGGAAGACACTGTCCGCAAAGCCCAGGTCGTCGGGCAGGGGGAGGAGGGTGTCGGGGGCTGCCACAAAATGGCTGGCGTGGGGATGGAAGGCAAAGACCCGGCGGTCAGCCCAGGCCGGATCCACCCCCGGACCGCAGGAGCGCACCTCGCCCACCAGGCTGTAGCCGTAGCGAAGCGGATAGGCAAAGGGGCCGGCCAGCTCCGGGATGGCGGCGTCCACCGCCAGGCCGTCCGGGAAAAGGCCCTGAAAGACCAGAAGCTCGGTCCCGGCGCTCACCGCCGACAGCCGGCTGGCCACCAGCACCTGACCGGCGGCCGCAACCGGGATCGGCTCTTCCTGCACCTCCACCCGACCCGGCGCGGCAAAGACCAGGGACTGCCGCTTCTCGATCACAGGCCCTGCCCCGGCTGGGCCCAGATGACGAGATCCGGCCCCAGCTGCTGGACCCGGACCCCGGCCAGCTCCAGGCAGCCGGCGGCAGCCAGTGGCCGGTCCAGAGCCGGCAGCCCACCCACCAGCTTGGGGGCGACCGTGACCGCCAGGAGATCCACCAGGCCTGACGCCAGAAAGCTGGTGATCACCCGTGCCCCCCCTT from Thermodesulfobacteriota bacterium encodes the following:
- a CDS encoding zinc-binding alcohol dehydrogenase translates to MIEKRQSLVFAAPGRVEVQEEPIPVAAAGQVLVASRLSAVSAGTELLVFQGLFPDGLAVDAAIPELAGPFAYPLRYGYSLVGEVRSCGPGVDPAWADRRVFAFHPHASHFVAAPDTLLPLPDDLGFADSVFLASMETAVSLVMDGRPLVGERVLVLGQGVVGLLVTGILARFPLSGLVSVDPLPARRRRSRALGARHSLAPGDAALAAAADFDLAFELSGSPAALETAVELTGFAGRIVVGSWYGKKEGRLPLGGVFHRRRQRLFASQVSTVAPEHTGRWTRTRRLELAWETMRRLRPADLISHTLPLAEAPEAYRLLVEEPDRVGQVVLVY